The Oryctolagus cuniculus chromosome 4, mOryCun1.1, whole genome shotgun sequence genomic sequence tcattcattgattcatcTTTTCATTCAACAGTCTGGGCATCCGACCGACCTAGGTGCTGGGGAAATGTGACCTAGGTGTGGCCTGAGGtcgcaggcagggagagagacagagcaggcaGCACAGGTGCCTATACTGCCCAGATGACCATAATCCCTCCCGCGTGCTGCCAAGGGAGCACCTCCgcggctgcccccgcccccccccccctttccggATACAGACCTCCTCTCGAATCCCCGTGTGGACCCCGGCTCCTGAATCAAGTACAGGCTCCTCTGTCTAGCAGACAAGGCCCTCCCTCCTATTCCAGCCCTTGAGCCCCTTCCCGCACCTGGTACCGAACTGGCCACACTGACAGGTCCTTTTGCACCTCCCTTCCCTGTCTTCCCATCTCTGAGAAGATAATCGGTACCTGTCCTTTAAGAGCCATTCAAATGTCATTCGTTGGGAACCCCTGCCTGATCCCTCCCCAACACATAATGGCTAATTGCACTGCTGCAGTGCGCTCCAGCCTTTTGTGCTACCTTCTTGCAGCCTCACTAGGGGGTCTGCATGTCTGGGTCCCCCGCTGGAGCTTGGCAGCATCTCCTAGGGAACCTAGCAGGCAGGGACCCCctgagagctgggggaggggatggaAACCCAGCCCCTCGCCAGGTTCTGTGGCTTGCACttcatccttttatttattcatccataCATTCTTTTGATTCCTGCCCATGGGATTTACCATCTAAGTAAGAAGGACAGAATCAGAGAGTTGGCATAAAGCCAGCAGGTGGTTCAGAGCCATAGTGAGTTCTGGGCCAAGGGCCAGGAATATTCcagaaggagacagaggcagcATTTGACTGAAAGGAAGGCTAGGGCTTGGTGAAATGGAGAGTAGAGGCAGTGGTATAAACCAAGGTTTGTAAGTAGATTATATTGGGTAACACAATACTTCCTGTGTGTAGTGATTTATAATCTACAACGCCCTGTCACTGGTGTCCCTCGTTGAATCCAGAGAAGTCAGTAATGCAAGTGttactctctttccctctttcataGGTGAGGAAAATAATAGCAACATGTTTAGATGCTGGGAGCCTtgtatacattatttcatttattctgtgccacaatgtttgAGGTATGGTTCTTATGATCCCCACTCTATGGATAAGGAAGCAAGAGTTACCAAAGGACATCCTTAGAAGTCACAGAGTTGGGACAGAAACACCTGACACTGTGCTGTCGCCGTGGATCCTGCCACCCCCAAGCCTGGGCAGGCTGGGAGGAaagcccctttctccctcctttccttcctcccttctttttcttcccttcatttATACAGCAAGGATCTCTCAAAATGAGTCTTGTAGAGGAGTGAGGTACAGTAAGAGCTGTGAAGGCAGGCTGGTGCAGGGCCATGTGCATGGGTCCACACCTGGGCATCATCCCTGTAACAGTAGCAGGGACTGCTGCGgctcccccagcctccttccCAGTACACTTGTGTCTAAAGGAAGCGGTTGCTTGGTATACAGCTGCAGCGCTGTGTACCCCAGCCTGCCTCCATGTTCACTGCTGCCACTAAGCTCCTCCTGGAGCCACCCTTGGTGGGCGCCCTCGATGAATCATGAGCAGGGACCTATGTCACGGGGAGCTGTGCAGCCCCAAGgcagagtccttttttttttttttttaatatttatttgaaagagttacacagagagagaaggagagagagagagagagagatatcttccatccgctggttcactccccaattggctacaacagctggagctgtgctgatccaaagccaggagcaggaccttcttctgggtctcccacacaggtgcagggagccaaggacttgggccatcttctactgtttcccaggccacagcagagagctggatcagaagtggagcatctgggtctcaaactggcgcccacagggcatgccagcactgcaggcgacggctttacccattatgctacagcaccagctccaaggcAGAGTTCTTTAGGAAAAAATGGTGTCCAAGGTTGACTGGGAAGGGGCAGGCAGCGGCAGAGGGACACAGAAGTCCTTGGGAATGGAGTGGCCCCCCTGTCCCTCAGCCATCCACTAGCAGGGGCAGCCGGGTCCTTCCACCAACCGCCTTTCCTACCATCACTCACCTCATGTCCCATCAGCTTAGCGCCCGCCGGCCTCGCCCAGCCTCCCAGAGTCAGTGCCAGTCTGCATCTCCCACCTCCcctgtctcctctgcttccagcttcctctgACCCCGTTTCTCACTCATCATAGGTCATCTTGTCCTGGATCTGGCCCAGGCCCGCTCTACACTGGTGCTGCCCACGGGCCTTATAGCTGCAGCTGGCACCATGACAGTGACCCTGTGCAGCAGCCGGGAGCTGCCCTCAAGGCCTGACGGGGTGCTGCACGTGGCCCTGCCCACCGTGCTCACCCCGCTGGTCCCGCCGGGCCTGCCAGGGCCCCCCAGGCCTCCGGGGCTCTGTGACGACAGGTTGGGCCTATGGTGATTCTCTTCGTCCCTTCCTCGGCTTCTCTGGGTCTAGTGCGGGTGAGGGGGCTTCGGCAGGGTGAGCAAGGGCTGGGGCCGGTCAGCCAGAGGGTCCAGGGGCCTGGATGGTGGTCCAGTGACCCTCCTCGTGCTGCCTTCCAGCCCCACCAGCTGCTTCGGGGTGGGCAGCCCCCAGGAGGaagggctggcctgggaggagccgGCTGCCCCTCGAGATGTGTTCTCGGGCCCTGCCCGCTGCCCTGCTCCCTACACCTTCTCCTTCGAGATGCTGGTGACGGGGCCGTGCCTGCTTGCAGGTGGGTGCCTCTGGCCTCACCTGCTTCACGTGCCCCCCTCTCCCAGGACAGCTGACTGGGAAAGAGTTtgaggctcagggaggggaggggcctgggacaAGAAGAAGACAAGGACCTAAGCCTTAGGAACCCCCAGCCCAACAGTAGGAAGATCCCCTGGCCACTTTATCAGGGGAATTTGTTTGTTTCCCACCCTGCCTGCCAGGGGGATGAGAGTTATTTACAGTGGGACCCGGCCACATGGTGCCCTGGACTTCCCTTGGATAAGAGGCGGGGACAGGGTGCTGGGTCTGCAACTGGTTAGCTTCTACCTCTTTGACCAGCCGGACACAGATCTGGGGACTGACTTCCACAAAAGCAGGGAGGTCTCGCCCCATGCCTCTGAGCCCGTGGATCAGACTGAGAGCTGAGCGCAGTCAGCCGGGACCCCCACCCACAGCCGGTGTCATGTGAGAGGGTGGGGTTTGTGCTCTTAGTCCTGGCATGGGGTAGGGGGACCGtcacctctccctgtctctgtgccccCCAGGCCTGGAGAGCCCCTCTCATGCCCTGCGGGCAGACGCCCCCCCTCACGCCAGCTCTGCAGCCACCATCTGTGTCACCCTGGCAGAGGGCCACAGCTGTGACCGGGCCTTGGAGATCCTGCTGCATCCCAGTGGTGAGAGACTGCCCAGGCCAATTCCGATCCACTTCAGGACAGCGGGCAGCAGTTGTCGAGTATCGATTTTGGGACCCACAGCCAGAGGCAGTGAGGGATGTGTGGGAGGGCGCCCCGGGGTGCAAGGGTCCTCCCAGGACGGTGGGACTGGGCAAGCGGTGCCCTGAGAGTGGTGTCCCTTCCTGTCAGAGCCCCACCAGCCCCACCTGATGCTGGAGTCCGGCAGCCTGAGCGCAGCGGAATACGAGGCCCAGGTGAGGGCCCGCCGGGATTTCCAGAGGCTGCAGCGGAGGGACAGCGATGGGGACCGGCAGGTACGGCTGCCTGGGGTCCAGGCCCAGCGCCTGGCTTCATTATTGACTGCATTTGTGCATAAGGGGCTGGCGAGCATGGGTAGGGAcctgctttctctctccataGCTGCCACCCCACATCCCAGAGGACAGAGGAGGTTTGGCACAGGAGGGCCCCGTGTGTGTCTCTCTGGCCGTGTCTCAGAGGATGGAGGCAGCCACCTGTCCCTGCCCTTCTGCAAATGACCCCCAGATGGAGAAAGCCTGCGAGGCCGGGTCCTGCTGCTCCCTTCCCCCAGGGGACAGAGGTGCCTTAACCGTGGCCCTGGTTGATGCGGGGGCTCCCGTGCGCAGGTGTGGTTCCTGCAGCGACGCTTCCACAAGGACATCCTGCTAAACCCGGTGCTGGTGCTGAGCTTCTGCCCGGACCTGAGCGCCAAGCCTGGCCACCTGGGCACAGCGACTCGGGAGCTCCTCTTCCTGCTGGATGGCAGCAGCGCGGCGCACAAGGCCTGTGGGGGCACAGTGTGGGCAGGCCGggggcagagggggctggggcgGCGCGGCCAAGCCAGGGGTCTCCATGTGGCAGCTCCTCAGGCAGGCCCCAACCTGACATACATACTTTCTCACTGACTCGCCCCcttgtgctcacacacacatacctctcCCAGGTCCCATAGGCCTTTCCCACACAGAGTGACCCTCGGTCACCCCGATCACAGAGACCCCAAGCATCTCCTGTACCTCCAGAGGCCCCGGAACAAACGTCCACATACAGTTCCTCGCACTCCCAGGAGCACGTGGTGCAGGCTACTCCCCCCCCACATGCAGCCCCCCACATCTTGTCCAGCCCCTCATTGTAATCGCAGCCTGGAGAAGGCAAGCAATCCCCTGCTGTCTGCCAGTGTCCGCGGGGCCTGCCTCACTAGCTGCCTCCCTGGCTCTCCCCAGGACGCCATTGTTTTGGCTGTgaagtccctcccaccccagacGCTGGTCAACTTGGCCGTGTTCGGGACCTCAGTGCAGCCGCTCTTCTCAGAGAGCCGGCCTTGCAGTGATGTGAGTGTGGCCCATGGACCTGGGGCTTCGtggggctgccccagcccagtGTGGCCCAGCCACGCCTTCTCTCCGCAGGATACCATGCAGCTGCTCTGTGACAGCATCGAGACCCTGCAGGCTGCGAGTGGCCCCCCAGATGTGCTGGCTGCACTGCACTGGGCCATGGGGcagccccagcacagggcccaCCCTCGGCAGCTGTTCCTGCTCACCGCGGCCTCGCCCATGGCCACCACTGCCCACCAAACCCTGGAGCTCATGAGGTGGCACAGGGGGACAGCCAGGTATGGAGTGGGCAGAGCCAGGTGCCTGAGACTTCCCCTGCCAGCAAGGGGCTCCTGACGGTCATACCTGCCTCCCTTTTcccgccaggtgcttctcctttgGCCTGGGGCCAGCCTGTCACCAGCTGCTCCGGGGTCTGTCTGCCCTCAGCAGGGGCCAGGCCTACTTCCCGAAGCCTGGGGAGAGGCTGCAGCCCATGGTGAGTTTGGGCCTGGACCCTGTGCCCTACTCCTGGAAGTACACATCGAGGCGGAAACCCTGGTTATGGAGtctccaggccccctccccagaaTTCCTTCCCACTCCAAACCCTCCCCTCCCTGAGATGCCAGTCAGGGGAAGGGCCACCGGTGCAGCCGCAGGTTTGGGCACACAGCGTCTGCTCACCCCCAAATCTTACTCCCTTTTGTCCCGAGGCTGAGCCTCACCCTTACAGCCTTGCTCCATCCACATAGCCAGCTCAGACCACGAGACAGCCTAAGCCCTAAGACGGAACACGTTCAGCCCTGTTGCTTGCCCTGTTGTTCCTTGTCCCAACCGTAGCTCAACCCTGGTCCCCCTGGACCTGGGGGCCCAGGGGATGGAGTTGGAAGCGCGGCCTTCCTGCTCTGTCACCGTGTGACACCTCTTCCTCCGCCCTGGCCCCCCTCTGACCACTCCCCACAGCTGGTGCAGGCCCTGCGGAAGGCCCTGGAGCCCGCTCTGAGTGACATCTCCGTGGACTGGTTTGTGCCTGACGCCGTGGAGGCTCTGCTGACGCCCCGAGAGATCCCAGCACTCTACCCCGGGGACCAGCTACTTGGTTATTGCTCGCTTTTCAGGGTGGACGGCTTCCGGCCCCGCCCACCAGGGGTAGGCCTGGGCTGGGTGCTGCTGTTGGTGGGCCTGGATGTCTCCTGTCCCCTGGGCCTCTCTCTGCCAAGCTCCCCCATGGTGTCCCCTAGGGCTGCATAGGGGCCACACTGAGCTCCCCCAGGCAGCTCCACCCTGCCCCGCGGGGGGTCTTCCACTGAGTTGTCTTGTACAGTGTGGCCCTTGGCTTTTCCCAAAGGTCACTGAAGCACCTGGCCACAGGAACAGCTCCACCATTTGCTGTGAGCTTTCTGTCAATGCTTGCTGCTCACTACTTCTCACAGTGCCCTGTGGCAAGCTCCCTCCAGCGCGTTTCCTGGGGCACTCAGTGAGACCTGAGCACAAGGCAGGCACCGACCGGGCCCCCGCCTCTGCCACCAGCTTGCCGCGTGCTGCGGGCAAGCCGCCAGGCCTGTCCGAGCCCAGTTCCTCACGGGGAAATGACGTTGCTCGGGGGTTGGTTGTTGTCGTCAGAGGGGCCCCTGGCAGGATGGATCCCTGGTGCTCAGTGCAAGTTCAAGAACTAGGTTTATGGTTTTAAGAAAAGCTGTCTCTCGGTGGCACTGAGCACGCTTTTCCTTTCTGAGCTCGAGGGCTGACACAGACCGCTCTGCCGATCCTAGAGCTATCCATCTGTCCAGCTAGCGTGTTTGCGCGTCCCCCTTCCTTAGCGCTGGGCTTTCTTTTCTGCTGTAGCAGCTTTATTGCTCCCTGCTTGTGCCACCTGAAAATCCTTTTTGGAGAGGTGGTGTGTAGCAACAATCAATTTTTTCTCCCATGATATTCTCCtagggccaggagcctggctggCAGAGCGTGGGCGGCTCGGTGTTCCCATCCCCGGAGGAGGCGCCATCTGCCACCAGCCCTGGCACCGAGCCCACTGGCACCTCTGAGCCACTGAGGACAGGCACCGCGTCAGCAGAGCTGTCCagcccatgggctgcaggggacTCAGAGCTGAGTGAGTGGCCGgggatgtgtgtgcgtgtgtagcTGTGTTGGAGGACTGGGCAGTGGAAGGGGTCAGGGCTAGGACCATTCCCTCACCTCCCAGCAGGTACTGATGCTCTGACAGACCCAGTCACGGACCCTGGGCCCAACCCCTGCTCGGACACGGCCATATGGCGCCGCATCTTCCAGTCCTCCTACATCAGGGAGCAGTACGTGCTCACACACTGCTCTGCAAGCCCTGAGCCGGGCCCAAGCTCCACGGGCAGCAGCGAGTCCCCAGGCTCGCAGGGCCCTGGCTCCCCCGAGGGCAGTGCTCTCCTGGAACCCCCTTCTCAGCAGGGCTGCcgcagcctggcctggggagaACCTGCAGGCTCCCGCTCCTGCCCCCTACCTGCACCCCCCCAGACTCCATTCAAGGTGAGCCAGCCCATTCACCCACTGTGTATCCAGCAAATGCTTATTtaccacctgctgtgtgccagagtGCAATGTTTATTATGAAGTCTAGCTAGAGAGACCGATGGATGTCTCTACAATGCAACAATCAGTGATGGGGACACGGTATCATGGGGTGCAGTCAGGGTAACTCTGAGCCAGGAAAGAGCGAGACATTCTGGGGGTAGGAGTTGGTAGCCAGGCAAAGAGGGAGGAGGTAAACAGAGACAAGTAACAACTCCAAGTGGGAAGTAGGGATTGGAGATGACCCCGGGAAGGGGGGCAGAGCTTGGCCTGTTTCCGGAGGGTGGGGAGCAGACACCCAGGGTTTCACAGCAGGGGCATGTGGCCAGCGGCGTCTGTAGGACAGCCAAGGAGCTCTCCTTTCCTGGATCAGTGGCCCCCACATTTCacaagcaggtggtggctttgagCACTGAGGTGCTAGGCCGTCGTCACAGAGCGGCTCTGGCGGGCCGAAGCCTTTCATCCCCTCCAAGCCGGGCAAACCCAGCCACCCACCGACCACGGCGGCATCCCTCGCTGGGTGCAGCACCAGatgggccaggcctggaaccaggccaacagctgggacagggcctggATGACTCAGGTAAGAGTTGGAGGGGGGCCGGGTTCCGGACACCAGGGAAGCCTTGTGGAGGTGGAGCCCAAGGCACCACTGCCGGTGGCCCTTCTCTCCCCAGGAAacctgctctccccagcccccatggACTGGGACATGTTGATGGAACCACCCTTCTTGTTCACCGCTGCGCCCCCCAGTGGGGAGTCAGCGGCCCCAGCAGTGCCACCACCTCCCCAGGTTCCGCACTGCCATGTGGTGATCCGGGCCCTGTGTGGAGAGCAGCCCATGTGCTGGGAAGTGGGTGTTGGGCTGGAGACACTGTGGGGGTCTGAGGATGGCTCACAGCCACCATCACGCCCTGGAAGAGAAGCTGCTTGGGACCAAGCACTCCATAGACTGACCGCAGCCTCTGTGGTCCGTGACAACGAGCAGCTGGCTCTCCGAGGGGCAGAGACCACGGCTGACCGGGGTGAGTTAGCAGCAGGCTGTCAGGGCCGGGGGGTGAGGGGGGCACATGGGGTGCAAAGTGGCAGAGGTAGAGGTctgtgcttttgattttttttttaaagatttatttattgatttgaaagagcaacagcaagacagggagagacagagacagagagatcttctatccactagttcactcctcagatgcctgcaaacagccaggtttgagtcaggctgaagccaagaaccaagaactccatctgggtctcccatatgggtggcaggggcctacgcacgtgggccaccttctggtGCCTTCCCACTAGCAGGGatgctggaccagaagcagagtagccagagtggaaccagtgctcctgtatgggatgctgcactgcaacACCAGGTCCTTACTGCTTGTACACCTCACTTCATTAACAAAGGGTCTGAGCTGGCTCACCGTTTTCACAAGACAAAAACTTAAGCAGTGCagaggggaaaatgaaaataaaaggcagCTGAGAACGAGGTTATATTCCAGACACATGCGTGAGGTTACATTTCCTTGAAAGCATGGGATGCAAGACTGGTAAGCTTCCTGGCAGCCAACACGGCGCCCACAACATAAAAACATCTTTGTCACTCAGGAAAAGATGACTAAAACGGTAAGCTGGCATCTCAGTTCCTCAGGTGCCCTGGCCACACCTGAAGTGTGACTGGCAGCTGCCATACTGGATCATGCGGATATGGGACATTTCCGTCCTCACAGAAAGTTCTACTGGACAGTGCTGCAGGGACTGGAGGGAAAGGCACCAGCCAATGCTTCCTCTGGGTGCTGTCCACGCGGCTGGATTTCTGGGTTTCCAAGGAACCCTAGTCCTGCTGAGGGCTGAAGGTTCAGCCTGACCGCGTGTCAATGTAGGAGTGGGGTGCTGAGCTGCTCTGGGCCTCAGAAGGCACTTCTCTCTGTTCCAGAAGGGACACACCGAGAGAAGCTGGGGGAAACACAGCCGTTCCCCTCCATGGAgccctccacagaggtgggtggAGGGACTCCAGCAGGCTACCCCTTGGTTTCACAGTTCATGCTCGGAGGTCCTGGCTTCGAGCCCTTCAGACAAGCAAGGtcagctctgccccctcctgcTTCACCTGCCCCGTAGCTGTGGATGCTACCACCAGAGAGGTCCTACCTGAggccctgcaggtgcagagctcaGGTAGGGGCCCTCCCTGGTGACTCTGGGTGCAGCGCGCACTGCATTGGCCATCTTTCAGACAAACCTCACTCCTGTCTCTTGTGCTCCTGCAGAGCCGCCCGAGCCCCCAGGTGCCCTTCCTGCCTCTCAAGGCCATCTCACTGCAGCTCCGCTGTACACAGGCATCCCCTCGAACGGTAAGTCAGCGTGGGCAGTGAGGAGTGCCTGAGGCACAGAGGCCGCCTGCTAGCGCGGGTGGGTCTCACCACTGGACCTCATGGGGCCTCTCCAGCAGGTGCCTGCAACTCGGACCAAAACAGCAACGCCAAGGCTGCTTTGAGGGACCCCGCATCCCCTACTGGAGGTCCTCGCCACCTGCCCCCACAGCCTCCCTCGAGGCTCAGCTTGGGCCGCCGGCGCGGACTCCACAGCCCTTCCCCAGGCCACGCCTGCGAGGCCAGCAGTGAAGGCAGCGACCACGACTACCTGCCCCTGGTGAGGACTCGGGAGGTGGAGGGCGGCGTCGCCAGGGCCAGAGCGCTGTCTCAGCTCgcttctccccccacctcctctctcctCAGGTGCGGCTGCAGGAGGCGCCAGGGTCCTTCCGCCTGGACGCGCCCTTCTGCGCGGCGGTGTGCATTCCGCAGGAGCGCCTGTGCCGAGCCTCGCCCTTCGCAGCGCACCGcgccagcctcagccccacctcGGCCTCATCTCCCTGGGCACTTCTGGGCCCTAGTGTTGGCCAGGGAGACAGTGCCACAGCCTCCTGCAGCCCATCCCCCAGCTCGGGCTCCGAGGGGCCAGGACAGGTGGACAGTGGGCGAGGCTCAGACACTGAAACCTCCGAGGGGGCAGGAGGGCTGGGTGGTGCTGACCTGCGGGGCCGCACCTGGGCCACGGCTGTGGCCCTTGCGTGGCTAGAGCATCGCTGTGCCGCCGCTTTCACCGAGTGGGAACTGACGGCGGCCAAGGCTGATTGCTGGCTGcgggcccagcacctgccagaTGGCCTTGATCTGGCAGCCCTTAAGGCCGCCGCCAGGGGGCTCTTCTTGCTGCTGCgccactgggaccagaacctgcaGCTACACCTACTGTGTTACAGCCCCGCCAACGTGTGAAAGCTGCCTGCTCCTTGGGCTGGCTCCCCCGGCAACATGCTCAAGTCACTGCCGCCCAGCGCTGGCCTCTCCATGCGGGAAAGGGGTAGGCTGGC encodes the following:
- the VWA5B2 gene encoding von Willebrand factor A domain-containing protein 5B2 isoform X9, which encodes MGCARVGRGAPHGLPLSRHRSHSPSRRPSSGSLPPPPPWPAALSAPGSDEAPREEDRGPSGARPGAGVRFAAGPPQLVKHPLPQRRPPGIMPGLYCPSSWTPLPLTDSCVRACANGPCLSLRARLTYHNPQPQPVDGVFVYPLAEAEVVSGFEAEAAGRRVSFQLQSRRRSQPACCRALGPGLGAFTPRRCAQGHLVLDLAQARSTLVLPTGLIAAAGTMTVTLCSSRELPSRPDGVLHVALPTVLTPLVPPGLPGPPRPPGLCDDSPTSCFGVGSPQEEGLAWEEPAAPRDVFSGPARCPAPYTFSFEMLVTGPCLLAGLESPSHALRADAPPHASSAATICVTLAEGHSCDRALEILLHPSEPHQPHLMLESGSLSAAEYEAQVRARRDFQRLQRRDSDGDRQVWFLQRRFHKDILLNPVLVLSFCPDLSAKPGHLGTATRELLFLLDGSSAAHKDAIVLAVKSLPPQTLVNLAVFGTSVQPLFSESRPCSDDTMQLLCDSIETLQAASGPPDVLAALHWAMGQPQHRAHPRQLFLLTAASPMATTAHQTLELMRWHRGTARCFSFGLGPACHQLLRGLSALSRGQAYFPKPGERLQPMLVQALRKALEPALSDISVDWFVPDAVEALLTPREIPALYPGDQLLGYCSLFRVDGFRPRPPGGQEPGWQSVGGSVFPSPEEAPSATSPGTEPTGTSEPLRTGTASAELSSPWAAGDSELSTDALTDPVTDPGPNPCSDTAIWRRIFQSSYIREQYVLTHCSASPEPGPSSTGSSESPGSQGPGSPEGSALLEPPSQQGCRSLAWGEPAGSRSCPLPAPPQTPFKVVALSTEVLGRRHRAALAGRSLSSPPSRANPATHRPRRHPSLGAAPDGPGLEPGQQLGQGLDDSGNLLSPAPMDWDMLMEPPFLFTAAPPSGESAAPAVPPPPQVPHCHVVIRALCGEQPMCWEVGVGLETLWGSEDGSQPPSRPGREAAWDQALHRLTAASVVRDNEQLALRGAETTADRVHARRSWLRALQTSKVSSAPSCFTCPVAVDATTREVLPEALQVQSSEPPEPPGALPASQGHLTAAPLYTGIPSNAGACNSDQNSNAKAALRDPASPTGGPRHLPPQPPSRLSLGRRRGLHSPSPGHACEASSEGSDHDYLPLVRLQEAPGSFRLDAPFCAAVCIPQERLCRASPFAAHRASLSPTSASSPWALLGPSVGQGDSATASCSPSPSSGSEGPGQVDSGRGSDTETSEGAGGLGGADLRGRTWATAVALAWLEHRCAAAFTEWELTAAKADCWLRAQHLPDGLDLAALKAAARGLFLLLRHWDQNLQLHLLCYSPANV
- the VWA5B2 gene encoding von Willebrand factor A domain-containing protein 5B2 isoform X10 encodes the protein MGCARVGRGAPHGLPLSRHRSHSPSRRPSSGSLPPPPPWPAALSAPGSDEAPREEDRGPSGARPGAGVRFAAGPPQLVKHPLPQRRPPGIMPGLYCPSSWTPLPLTDSCVRACANGPCLSLRARLTYHNPQPQPVDGVFVYPLAEAEVVSGFEAEAAGRRVSFQLQSRRRSQPACCRALGPGLGAFTPRRCAQGHLVLDLAQARSTLVLPTGLIAAAGTMTVTLCSSRELPSRPDGVLHVALPTVLTPLVPPGLPGPPRPPGLCDDSPTSCFGVGSPQEEGLAWEEPAAPRDVFSGPARCPAPYTFSFEMLVTGPCLLAGLESPSHALRADAPPHASSAATICVTLAEGHSCDRALEILLHPSEPHQPHLMLESGSLSAAEYEAQVRARRDFQRLQRRDSDGDRQVWFLQRRFHKDILLNPVLVLSFCPDLSAKPGHLGTATRELLFLLDGSSAAHKDAIVLAVKSLPPQTLVNLAVFGTSVQPLFSESRPCSDDTMQLLCDSIETLQAASGPPDVLAALHWAMGQPQHRAHPRQLFLLTAASPMATTAHQTLELMRWHRGTARCFSFGLGPACHQLLRGLSALSRGQAYFPKPGERLQPMLVQALRKALEPALSDISVDWFVPDAVEALLTPREIPALYPGDQLLGYCSLFRVDGFRPRPPGGQEPGWQSVGGSVFPSPEEAPSATSPGTEPTGTSEPLRTGTASAELSSPWAAGDSELSTDALTDPVTDPGPNPCSDTAIWRRIFQSSYIREQYVLTHCSASPEPGPSSTGSSESPGSQGPGSPEGSALLEPPSQQGCRSLAWGEPAGSRSCPLPAPPQTPFKVVALSTEVLGRRHRAALAGRSLSSPPSRANPATHRPRRHPSLGAAPDGPGLEPGQQLGQGLDDSGNLLSPAPMDWDMLMEPPFLFTAAPPSGESAAPAVPPPPQVPHCHVVIRALCGEQPMCWEVGVGLETLWGSEDGSQPPSRPGREAAWDQALHRLTAASVVRDNEQLALRGAETTADRVHARRSWLRALQTSKVSSAPSCFTCPVAVDATTREVLPEALQVQSSEPPEPPGALPASQGHLTAAPLYTGIPSNGACNSDQNSNAKAALRDPASPTGGPRHLPPQPPSRLSLGRRRGLHSPSPGHACEASSEGSDHDYLPLVRLQEAPGSFRLDAPFCAAVCIPQERLCRASPFAAHRASLSPTSASSPWALLGPSVGQGDSATASCSPSPSSGSEGPGQVDSGRGSDTETSEGAGGLGGADLRGRTWATAVALAWLEHRCAAAFTEWELTAAKADCWLRAQHLPDGLDLAALKAAARGLFLLLRHWDQNLQLHLLCYSPANV
- the VWA5B2 gene encoding von Willebrand factor A domain-containing protein 5B2 isoform X3, producing the protein MGCARVGRGAPHGLPLSRHRSHSPSRRPSSGSLPPPPPWPAALSAPGSDEAPREEDRGPSGARPGAGVRFAAGPPQLVKHPLPQRRPPGIMPGLYCPSSWTPLPLTDSCVRACANGPCLSLRARLTYHNPQPQPVDGVFVYPLAEAEVVSGFEAEAAGRRVSFQLQSRRRSQPACCRALGPGLGAFTPRRCAQGHLVLDLAQARSTLVLPTGLIAAAGTMTVTLCSSRELPSRPDGVLHVALPTVLTPLVPPGLPGPPRPPGLCDDRLGLCPTSCFGVGSPQEEGLAWEEPAAPRDVFSGPARCPAPYTFSFEMLVTGPCLLAGLESPSHALRADAPPHASSAATICVTLAEGHSCDRALEILLHPSEPHQPHLMLESGSLSAAEYEAQVRARRDFQRLQRRDSDGDRQVWFLQRRFHKDILLNPVLVLSFCPDLSAKPGHLGTATRELLFLLDGSSAAHKDAIVLAVKSLPPQTLVNLAVFGTSVQPLFSESRPCSDVSVAHGPGASWGCPSPVWPSHAFSPQDTMQLLCDSIETLQAASGPPDVLAALHWAMGQPQHRAHPRQLFLLTAASPMATTAHQTLELMRWHRGTARCFSFGLGPACHQLLRGLSALSRGQAYFPKPGERLQPMLVQALRKALEPALSDISVDWFVPDAVEALLTPREIPALYPGDQLLGYCSLFRVDGFRPRPPGGQEPGWQSVGGSVFPSPEEAPSATSPGTEPTGTSEPLRTGTASAELSSPWAAGDSELSTDALTDPVTDPGPNPCSDTAIWRRIFQSSYIREQYVLTHCSASPEPGPSSTGSSESPGSQGPGSPEGSALLEPPSQQGCRSLAWGEPAGSRSCPLPAPPQTPFKVVALSTEVLGRRHRAALAGRSLSSPPSRANPATHRPRRHPSLGAAPDGPGLEPGQQLGQGLDDSGNLLSPAPMDWDMLMEPPFLFTAAPPSGESAAPAVPPPPQVPHCHVVIRALCGEQPMCWEVGVGLETLWGSEDGSQPPSRPGREAAWDQALHRLTAASVVRDNEQLALRGAETTADRVHARRSWLRALQTSKVSSAPSCFTCPVAVDATTREVLPEALQVQSSEPPEPPGALPASQGHLTAAPLYTGIPSNAGACNSDQNSNAKAALRDPASPTGGPRHLPPQPPSRLSLGRRRGLHSPSPGHACEASSEGSDHDYLPLVRLQEAPGSFRLDAPFCAAVCIPQERLCRASPFAAHRASLSPTSASSPWALLGPSVGQGDSATASCSPSPSSGSEGPGQVDSGRGSDTETSEGAGGLGGADLRGRTWATAVALAWLEHRCAAAFTEWELTAAKADCWLRAQHLPDGLDLAALKAAARGLFLLLRHWDQNLQLHLLCYSPANV